A region of the Geomonas subterranea genome:
AGGGAGGATCTGCCCCGTCATCGTTCATGCCGTTAACAACCTTGACATCCATGGGGGGTGCGATAGAACTAGCAAATGTTAAAAAAATGTAATCATGCAAAGGGTTAGCCGCCGACTGTTCTTCCGGGTGGGAAGTGGATGCATCCGCTTCCGCAAGTGGTTCCTCAGTTAACCGCTAGCAGGCGAGGATGGACGTCATGAAAAAGCGTCGGGTAGTTGAAGATGCGGCTTGCCGGCTCCCTTTGGGGAACGGCAGTGAGTTCCGCCCGGTCGGGTGGATAGGTGCTCAATGCGTGGTACTGCAGCGGCTATTCTGCGGCCGGGATGACCTGGCTTTCCCGGGGGGGCAGCTTCTGCAAAACGGTGAGACCCCCTGCGGCATGGGGGGGGGCGGACCGGGGCACCTGACGCTCAGGGAGGCCCGGGACAGGGTG
Encoded here:
- a CDS encoding helix-turn-helix domain-containing protein, which gives rise to MKKRRVVEDAACRLPLGNGSEFRPVGWIGAQCVVLQRLFCGRDDLAFPGGQLLQNGETPCGMGGGGPGHLTLREARDRVERYMVHDAIQASGGNMSKAAEILGVSRPALYDLAKKYGLCRVKPRG